The genomic stretch CTTTGATCAGACGGCCCTATCTCACTATTGATGAGAGACCCCGATGGAATGGTCCAAAACCACCCAGGGGTAAAGAGGATATTCAGTGCAACGAAATGGTCAGCGTAAGTGTTAAATATCCCAAGCCTTATGGTGATGCCGAAATTCCCGATAAATTTCTCTTGGCCGCTGTCCGAGAATTCCGACGCAATTTAGAGCATGCGGTCTACCTTGAGCAGGAAATTGGTAGATATGGTTTCCACCATCTTTCACCGATTGAACCTGACTTAAGTACCGAGGGAGACGCATATGAAAGAACCCATGGCATATCAAGTAGCTTACTGCATTACGTTACTCTTTTTAAAAGACTTCTCGAAAAAGATCCGCGCGCTGCCAAGCAGGAATACATGGCATGGTGGAGTGGTGAAGAGGCGGTTTTTGACCATTTGAGGATCTGGATCGTGGGTGAACCCCGTATCTGCAATGGGAAAGAAGCCGGTGAAGTGCTCACTAATTTAAGCATACGTTCGTTTTGGGAAAGATGCCATCAAAGGGATTTGCTGCTCGTCCTGGAAAAACGATGGAATGATTTTCCAAAGGCAACGAGAACGCGGCTTGAAAGACGATTGCTGCAAGGACCATCGTCTTGGGGATCAGAAGGAAAGAAAGAGTACATCGATAGACGGGCTAGGACAATATTAGACCGGCTTCATTGGCTGGCAGATCACGGCTGCCGATTCAGTTTTGACCTAAGTGGGAAAAGCGAGAAACTCCGAAAACAAGCACCCGAGTGGCAGCCGCAGTATGCGGAAAAGGCAGCTAATTCAATGGAAGGACGCGGCGGGTGGATCAAGAAAGAAACGGGATACTCCGCTCTCCTTACCGAACCTCCAGAGACGCTTCTTCAAAAGGCAAAGGAACTTAGTGGCACGGATTTTGACAGATTAAGGGAGAATGATCCCTTTGCCGGATTGTCGGCCGAGAGGCCGGAACTTGCCCTTGCCGCGCTTGTCAGTAACGCGGGCCGCAACGATTATCCCGAATGGGCATGGCGGACATTCCTATACGCAGAGGCTCGGAAAAAGGACTCTACGGACTTTTCAGCGCAGATTGGTAGCAATATTTTAAAAATGCCGGATGATGTAATCTGCGGCATCATTTCACCCGTTTCAGAATGGCTTTTAAATGCCAGCAAGGGTCTTTTGGCAACGCAACAGGAGCGATTCTGGCAGATATGGGAGCGGTTAATTGCCGTCATTAAATCAAAGCCGGCAAGCGCACCCTCGAACATCGTACGGCAGAAGAACGATCCTGATTTTGCCACGGAGGGCCTGAATGCTCCGGTTGGCAAACTGGCCCAGGCATTGATGAATGATCCGGCGATAGATAATTTGGGTAAGAAGAAAAGCCTGCCGTCGTTTTGGAAGAGACGCGTCGAAGAATTGCTTCATTTGGAGGGGAACCTGCACCGGCATGCCCTTGTAATGTTCATCCATTCTCTGGGATGGTTCTATGCGAGGGATTCTCGTTGGACACGGATGAACCTGCTTCCCTTTCTCAATAGCGATGCCGATGATCAAAAGGCCTTCTGGTCGGGGTTCTTCTGGAACCCGCGAATCTCTTTTAAGCTGTTCGAAGCCCTGAAATCTTTCATGATTCGTCTTATATCCAATAAGACAATCGAGAAACAAGGCCATCTACAGGCTTTATCCGGTATTCTTTTAGCCTTTTGGTGGAACAAGTTCCCCAGGACAGGCGAGCGTCTTATTACAAATGCCGAAATGAGAGATATCCTCCTCAAGGCTGATGACAATCTCCGGGTCCAAATCTTATGGCAATCCAAAAACTGGCTTACAGGGAAGAAAGCAGACAAAGCAAATTTATCTACATTCCTTACGGAAGTATGGCCGAGACATAAGAAGGCAAAGGGCTCTCGGGTTTCTACTGCCCTTTGTGAACTGGCATTCACAGATGCCGACACCTTCGGAAGCCTTGCCGACATAATCCTCCCGCTGGTATCTAAGACTGATAAACAAGGTCTATTCATATACGAGCTTAATAAATCTAAACTTATTGACCTGCATCCGGAAAAAGTTCTGGCGCTTCTATTTGCTGTTCTGCCTGACAATACCTCTGAATGGCCCTATGGAACGGGGGATACGCTTAAACGGATTGGTGAAGTAAATCCATCTCTTTTGAAAGATAAAAGATTGATTGAATTAAGAAAGCGCTGGAGTTCTTGATAATAAAATGAATTCAACAACTTATCTGCTATTTTATCAAGTAAAGATTGTCATAAACACGACAACCCTTAAACACGGATAAAATAGGGGAATTCTGGGGACATAACACTATCTCTATTGACATACCTATAATATCTTGAGCCGATCCGCCATGGCGCGTATTTTAAGAATTGGGATATTTTCTGGGGACATAAAATCTAATTATTTTACCATGACTTTATTGCACCAGAACATCAGTTCCCCCGTGGCTTGTAAAGGATAATCGGTAGGAGTTTTACATAAAGAAGGAAGTCTTGGTCCAATGTGAAAATTGGCAGACCGGCGCCTGCGGCGACGGAACAGATAAGAAAATCGATCTGGGAGCCCTGGATGCCCGATTGGCGGCATGTATTGAAGAATGCTGCCGCCCTGTCATAATCCTCCCGGGAAATGGGGAGATCTTCAAAAGCATGCAGATGTTCTTTTAAGGTGTCAAATTGAGCTTTCGTCGAGATACCGGAGAGTAACTCCTGCCGAATGGGTCCTATGATGGCTACCCGAACCTCATTGATCAGTTCCCGGAGTTCGGAAACAAGGACTCGATCTTCCCCCGAAATCTCACCGGCTCTTCTCAAGGCTAAAGACCATATTGACGTATCAACAAGAACCTTCATTCACGCGATCTCGTTTTTTTATAGTCATAGTCCGGTGCGTAATCAACGTTACCGAAAAGGGAAGTTATCTGTAATTGTTTTCTTCTCTGAATATACTCATGAAGGGCTTCCGTTACGACATCTTTTTTCGTTTTTTTACCCCCGATGGCTTGCGCCTCCACGATCAGCTTGTCGTCAATAGCGAGATTTGTAGCCATAGTTCACCTCCGCACAATACATTACACATTGCAGTGTGTAATGTCAAGGGATTTAGTGATGTCTCTTCGAAATACAGGGATCACTTCCCCTTGTATAGTTACTATTTTACGTCGTAATCAACAGCAATCTATTGCGGTCATTTGTTGTTGACATAGATACATCTCTTCCCTATACTTCTTTAGCGACAAGGTTATTTCCTATCAAAAAAAGGAGTCCCTTTATGTCCAACCGCCCATCTTCTCAGCAAACGCCGACTCATACATGGAGATTCTTACGTGCCGGCGGATTTGACCAGGTACATCTGTCAACAGGAGCCGATCTCATGGCCCTCGATCAGCTCGACCCGAAACTCTGGGTCGCACTGAGTTGCCCTACCCGGGGCGTTGAGTTCGATACCATAACGCTCGGCCTGATTGACACCGACCATGATGGAAGGATTCGCGTTCCGGAAATCATCGCCGCAACCAAATGGGCGGTCTCTCTCCTGAAAAACCCGGACGAACTTCTGAAATCCTCATCTTCCTTGGCGTTGGACGCTATTAACACTGCTGCACCGGAAGGCAGGCAATTGTTAGCATCAGCCAGGCAGATACTGACGAACCTCGGCAAACCGGATGCATCAACAATCAGCATTGAAGATACGGCTGATACCGAAAAGATCTTCGCAGAGACCCATTTTAACGGCGATGGAATTATCCCGGCTGAAGCCGCCGATGATGAAGCGGTAAGGGTGGTTATTAATGACATCATAACGTGTCTGGGCGCTGAGACGGACCGCAGCGGTAAACCAGGCATAGATCAGGCCAAATGTGATATGTTTTTCGCGGAACTGCAAGCCTACTCCGATTGGTGGGCGGTGGCGGAGAGTGACGCGGCAAATCTCCTGCCGATGGGTGATGCCACTATTGACGCCGCCGCAATTCTGAATTCAGTTAAAGCCAAAGTAGACGATTATTTCGCCCGCTGCCGGCTTGCGGCATTCGATCCACGGGCCCTTGAGGCGCTGAATCGTCAGGAGTCCGAGTATCTTGAAATTGCCGCGAAGGATATGGAAATTACGGCCCCTGAAGTCTCCGGCTTCCCCCTTTCGCGCATCGAAGCCGGCAAACCCCTGCCATTAAAAGAAGATCTCAACCCGGCATGGGCAGATACCATCGCGCGGCTTCAGTCTGCGGTCATCCAGCCTCTGCTTGGCGACACGTCCATGCTTACTGAAAGGCAATGGTCCGCTATAAAAGACCGTTTTACAGGGTTTGACGGCTGGAGTGGCAGTAAAGCCGGAACAATCGTCGAAACACTC from Deltaproteobacteria bacterium encodes the following:
- a CDS encoding SIR2 family protein encodes the protein MRFVATGPSIPDDLLVARDEGRVVFICGAGVSRARASLPDFTQLTRHVIETLGVTAQDPARRLLDAAEELDRITGAAGIISADRVFGLLERDFSVRDIERAVAKALKPSAAPDLSAHRIMLDLAKLPDGRVRIVTTNFDLLFEACDSTLPCCRPPRLPDPLRDDEFEGIIHLHGRVDSMYQCAEGDGFVLSSAGFGRAYLAEGWATSFIRSIIDQYIVVFVGYAADDPPVHYLLEALNSYKKSLAGVYAFQAGNAGDAEAKWKQKGAYPIAYDEADNHKALWDTFAAWAERAKDPNVWFEKIIAMARKGPEDLSPHERGQVAHIVSTSEGARRFSNADDPPPAEWLCAFDPAIRYMTPGHLNIYGEDRQYFDPFYDAYRLDDDTPPPRLDPQNHFARREFPFGEWDAFTTTKSDLKNLQDDHYAALRGHWAINVPRLPSRLEHLSVWISKICHQPAAAWWATGQSGVHHALQDLIHSQLVKHEKDACPPEVRKAWRYILEAWRSRQRDADLDWHQLKTSIDRDGWTSAAVKEFALIRRPYLTIDERPRWNGPKPPRGKEDIQCNEMVSVSVKYPKPYGDAEIPDKFLLAAVREFRRNLEHAVYLEQEIGRYGFHHLSPIEPDLSTEGDAYERTHGISSSLLHYVTLFKRLLEKDPRAAKQEYMAWWSGEEAVFDHLRIWIVGEPRICNGKEAGEVLTNLSIRSFWERCHQRDLLLVLEKRWNDFPKATRTRLERRLLQGPSSWGSEGKKEYIDRRARTILDRLHWLADHGCRFSFDLSGKSEKLRKQAPEWQPQYAEKAANSMEGRGGWIKKETGYSALLTEPPETLLQKAKELSGTDFDRLRENDPFAGLSAERPELALAALVSNAGRNDYPEWAWRTFLYAEARKKDSTDFSAQIGSNILKMPDDVICGIISPVSEWLLNASKGLLATQQERFWQIWERLIAVIKSKPASAPSNIVRQKNDPDFATEGLNAPVGKLAQALMNDPAIDNLGKKKSLPSFWKRRVEELLHLEGNLHRHALVMFIHSLGWFYARDSRWTRMNLLPFLNSDADDQKAFWSGFFWNPRISFKLFEALKSFMIRLISNKTIEKQGHLQALSGILLAFWWNKFPRTGERLITNAEMRDILLKADDNLRVQILWQSKNWLTGKKADKANLSTFLTEVWPRHKKAKGSRVSTALCELAFTDADTFGSLADIILPLVSKTDKQGLFIYELNKSKLIDLHPEKVLALLFAVLPDNTSEWPYGTGDTLKRIGEVNPSLLKDKRLIELRKRWSS
- a CDS encoding PIN domain-containing protein, translating into MKVLVDTSIWSLALRRAGEISGEDRVLVSELRELINEVRVAIIGPIRQELLSGISTKAQFDTLKEHLHAFEDLPISREDYDRAAAFFNTCRQSGIQGSQIDFLICSVAAGAGLPIFTLDQDFLLYVKLLPIILYKPRGN
- a CDS encoding type II toxin-antitoxin system VapB family antitoxin, with the translated sequence MATNLAIDDKLIVEAQAIGGKKTKKDVVTEALHEYIQRRKQLQITSLFGNVDYAPDYDYKKTRSRE